The Gasterosteus aculeatus chromosome 8, fGasAcu3.hap1.1, whole genome shotgun sequence genome has a window encoding:
- the her6 gene encoding hairy-related 6 has protein sequence MPSDMMEKTSSSPVAATPASMNTTPDKPKTASEHRKSSKPIMEKRRRARINESLGQLKTLILDALKKDSSRHSKLEKADILEMTVKHLRNLQRAQMTAALNTDPTVLGKYRAGFSECMNEVTRFLSTCEGVNTEVRTRLLGHLASCMTQINAMNYPSQHQHPHQLPSAAGPTHPSFGQSMQIPGSSPQVLPMNPVTCKGGSSPASLPSDATKVYGGFQIVPATDGQFAFLIPNAAFAPNGPVIPVYANNAGTPVPLPAAVSPGAPSGNADSVWRPW, from the exons ATGCCTTCCGATATGATGGAAAAAACGTCCTCTTCTCCGGTCGCTGCAACTCCGGCAAGCATGAACACTACTCCGGATAAACCCAAGACAGCATCTGAGCACAGAAAG TCATCCAAGCCAATAAtggaaaagaggagaagagccAGAATCAACGAGAGCTTGGGGCAGCTGAAAACTCTCATCCTGGATGCGCTCAAAAAAGAT AGCTCAAGACACTCCAAACTGGAGAAGGCGGACATCCTGGAGATGACGGTGAAGCATCTCCGGAACCTCCAGAGGGCTCAGATGACCG CTGCACTGAACACCGACCCCACTGTCTTGGGAAAGTATCGTGCCGGTTTCAGCGAGTGCATGAATGAAGTCACCCGGTTCCTGTCCACCTGCGAAGGCGTCAACACCGAGGTCAGAACGCGGCTCCTCGGCCACCTGGCCAGCTGCATGACCCAGATCAACGCCATGAACTACCCCAGCCAGCATCAACACCCGCACCAGCTGCCCTCCGCCGCCGGACCGACCCACCCGTCCTTCGGCCAGTCCATGCAGATCCCCGGCTCGTCCCCGCAGGTCCTGCCCATGAACCCGGTGACCTGCAAAGGAGGCTCGTCGCCGGCTAGTTTGCCGTCGGACGCCACCAAAGTGTACGGCGGTTTCCAGATCGTGCCCGCCACAGACGGACAGTTTGCGTTCCTCATACCCAACGCGGCTTTTGCGCCGAACGGCCCCGTCATCCCCGTTTACGCCAACAACGCGGGCACGCCGGTGCCCCTACCGGCCGCGGTGTCCCCCGGAGCCCCGTCGGGCAACGCGGACTCGGTGTGGCGACCGTGGTGA